The Hymenobacter sp. DG01 genome has a segment encoding these proteins:
- the infB gene encoding translation initiation factor IF-2, translated as MAEAATKRLNQAAKDLNVGLSTIVDFLAGKGHNIENKPTTKLTSEQVSLLEKAFASSAQDKMEAAKLSQAKRQSELEASAAQAAQARAAEAAASKPAAPAAPATKPAAPQAPTPAPVAEAPKPAPAEEPSRVPGLKVLGKIELDSKGRPVPPRPAAPAQPAPAPQPKPAAEAPKPTPAPVAEAPKPAPAPETPKPAAPAPAPQPAPVAEAPKPAAPQPAAAAPAPAPAAEAPKPAAAPVAPAAPVAATPAPEAAATEEGTIVAKADQLKGLTVLGKIELPLDSSRRGGRGARPVASSDVRKSGISPDKKKRQRIPMGGPGQPGQQGGQTGTGQQGGGNRPGGPGQQGGNRPGGQQGGNRPGQQGGNRPGGQQGGGNRQPAPALTPEQNDKQIQEQIKATLAKLSGGRGGQQQNRAKYRRDKRNMAAEDREALRAQNELDAKTLKVTEFISANDLASFMDVSVNEVIKVCLNMGMFVSINQRLDAEAITVIADEFGYDVEFLSAEEEETTIEIEDNEEDLQPRAPIVTIMGHVDHGKTSLLDYIRNASVAKGEAGGITQHIGAYDVMTKSGKRVTFLDTPGHEAFTAMRARGAKVTDIAIIVVAADDSVMPQTKEAINHAQAAGVPIVIALNKIDKPGANPDKVREELSAINILVEEWGGKYQSQEVSAKTGLGIDDLLEKVLLEAEILELTANPDRKAIGTVIEASLDKGRGYVTTVLVQTGTMEVGDIVLAGPHFGRVKAMTDHRGKKMKKAGPATPVQVLGLTGAPQAGDKIQVMETEREARELATQRQQLAREQSLRTKKHITLDEIGRRLAIGSFKELNVIVKGDVDGSVEALADSLLKLSTPEVAVNILSKGVGAISESDVLLASASDAIIIGFQVRPSQSARKLAEQEQIDIRLYSIIYNAINEVKDAMEGMLAPTVQEVVVANAEVRQVFNITKVGTIAGCMVTDGTFTRKTKVRLVRDGIVVYSGEIQDLKRYKDDVSEVRQGYECGISLKGYNDLREGDNIEGFEEKEVKRTL; from the coding sequence ATGGCGGAAGCAGCAACCAAACGGCTGAATCAGGCAGCCAAAGACCTGAACGTTGGACTTTCCACGATTGTGGATTTTCTGGCGGGAAAAGGGCATAACATCGAAAACAAGCCGACGACCAAGCTGACGTCGGAGCAGGTATCCCTGCTCGAAAAGGCGTTTGCATCGTCGGCGCAGGACAAGATGGAGGCTGCCAAGCTTAGCCAGGCTAAGCGCCAGAGCGAGCTGGAAGCCTCAGCGGCCCAGGCTGCTCAGGCGCGCGCCGCTGAGGCTGCCGCGTCTAAGCCCGCTGCTCCCGCCGCCCCGGCTACCAAGCCGGCTGCTCCGCAAGCCCCTACCCCGGCTCCGGTAGCCGAAGCCCCCAAACCGGCTCCGGCCGAAGAACCCTCCCGGGTTCCGGGCCTGAAGGTTCTGGGCAAAATTGAGCTGGACTCGAAGGGTCGCCCCGTGCCCCCTCGTCCGGCCGCTCCGGCCCAGCCTGCCCCGGCTCCGCAGCCCAAGCCTGCGGCCGAAGCTCCGAAGCCTACCCCGGCTCCGGTTGCCGAAGCCCCCAAGCCGGCTCCCGCACCTGAAACGCCGAAGCCGGCAGCTCCCGCGCCGGCTCCGCAGCCCGCTCCGGTAGCCGAAGCCCCCAAGCCAGCAGCGCCACAACCTGCGGCAGCGGCTCCGGCTCCTGCACCCGCTGCCGAGGCTCCCAAGCCCGCCGCAGCGCCGGTAGCCCCAGCTGCTCCGGTAGCTGCTACTCCGGCTCCCGAAGCAGCAGCTACGGAAGAAGGCACCATCGTGGCCAAGGCCGATCAGCTGAAAGGCCTGACCGTACTGGGCAAGATTGAACTTCCGCTTGATTCGTCACGGCGGGGTGGCCGCGGGGCTCGTCCGGTGGCTTCTTCTGACGTACGCAAGAGCGGCATCAGCCCCGACAAGAAAAAGCGCCAACGCATTCCCATGGGTGGTCCTGGTCAGCCGGGTCAGCAGGGAGGCCAGACCGGTACAGGTCAGCAGGGCGGTGGCAACCGTCCGGGTGGTCCTGGTCAGCAGGGCGGCAACCGCCCAGGTGGTCAGCAGGGTGGTAATCGCCCCGGCCAGCAGGGCGGCAACCGTCCGGGTGGTCAGCAGGGTGGCGGTAACCGTCAGCCGGCTCCGGCCCTCACGCCCGAGCAAAACGACAAGCAGATTCAGGAGCAGATCAAGGCCACGCTGGCCAAGCTCAGCGGTGGTCGTGGTGGTCAGCAGCAGAACCGCGCCAAGTACCGCCGCGACAAGCGGAACATGGCCGCTGAGGACCGCGAGGCCCTGCGTGCTCAGAACGAGCTGGATGCTAAGACCCTCAAGGTAACCGAATTCATTTCCGCCAACGACCTCGCGTCGTTCATGGACGTGTCGGTCAACGAGGTTATCAAGGTCTGCCTCAACATGGGCATGTTCGTTTCTATCAACCAGCGCCTCGACGCCGAAGCCATTACCGTTATTGCGGATGAGTTTGGTTACGACGTAGAATTCCTGAGCGCCGAGGAAGAGGAAACGACCATCGAAATTGAGGACAACGAGGAAGACCTGCAGCCGCGGGCTCCCATCGTTACCATCATGGGCCACGTTGACCACGGTAAAACCTCGCTGCTTGACTACATCCGCAACGCGAGTGTGGCCAAAGGCGAAGCCGGTGGTATTACGCAGCACATTGGTGCCTACGACGTAATGACCAAGTCGGGCAAGCGCGTTACCTTCCTTGATACACCGGGTCACGAAGCGTTTACCGCCATGCGTGCCCGTGGTGCCAAAGTCACGGACATTGCCATCATCGTGGTAGCCGCCGACGACTCGGTGATGCCGCAAACCAAAGAGGCCATCAACCACGCGCAGGCAGCCGGGGTACCGATTGTTATTGCGCTGAACAAAATTGATAAGCCTGGCGCCAACCCCGATAAAGTTCGGGAAGAGCTGTCGGCCATCAATATTCTGGTGGAAGAATGGGGCGGTAAGTACCAGTCGCAGGAGGTGTCGGCCAAAACTGGTCTGGGTATCGACGACCTGCTGGAGAAGGTGCTGCTGGAAGCCGAAATTCTGGAGCTGACGGCCAATCCTGACCGGAAGGCCATTGGTACCGTTATCGAAGCTTCGCTGGACAAAGGCCGTGGCTACGTAACTACCGTGCTGGTGCAGACCGGTACCATGGAGGTCGGCGACATCGTGCTGGCTGGTCCGCACTTTGGCCGCGTGAAGGCCATGACCGACCACCGTGGCAAGAAGATGAAGAAAGCCGGCCCGGCTACCCCCGTGCAGGTACTAGGCCTCACCGGCGCCCCGCAGGCCGGCGACAAGATTCAGGTAATGGAAACCGAGCGCGAAGCCCGCGAGCTGGCCACCCAGCGCCAGCAGCTGGCCCGCGAGCAGAGCCTGCGCACCAAGAAGCACATCACCCTCGATGAGATTGGTCGCCGTCTGGCTATCGGTTCGTTCAAGGAGCTCAACGTTATTGTGAAGGGCGACGTGGACGGTTCGGTAGAAGCTCTGGCCGACTCCCTGCTGAAACTGAGCACGCCAGAAGTGGCCGTGAACATTCTCAGCAAGGGTGTGGGCGCCATTTCGGAATCCGACGTATTGCTGGCTTCGGCCTCCGATGCCATCATCATCGGCTTCCAGGTTCGTCCTTCGCAAAGCGCCCGCAAGCTGGCCGAGCAGGAGCAGATCGATATCCGCCTTTACTCGATCATCTACAACGCCATCAACGAGGTGAAGGACGCCATGGAAGGCATGCTCGCCCCGACGGTGCAGGAAGTAGTAGTAGCCAACGCCGAGGTTCGTCAGGTGTTCAACATTACCAAGGTGGGCACTATTGCCGGCTGTATGGTAACGGACGGTACCTTCACCCGCAAAACCAAAGTCCGCCTCGTGCGCGACGGTATTGTGGTGTACTCGGGCGAAATCCAGGACCTCAAGCGTTACAAAGACGACGTGTCGGAAGTACGCCAGGGCTACGAGTGCGGTATCTCGCTGAAGGGCTACAATGACCTCCGCGAAGGTGACAACATCGAAGGCTTCGAAGAGAAAGAAGTAAAGCGGACTCTCTAA
- the nusA gene encoding transcription termination factor NusA → MNSNVLIESFAEFARSKNIDRPTMMSILEEVFRTMIRKKYDDDSNFDVILNVDKGDLEIYRNREIVDDNSEDIWDLDKIPLAEAQKIEPDYEVGESVAEEIKLEDFGRRAVLMARQTLIQRVKDLERDNLYQAYKDQVGEIVVGEVYQVWGREALILDKDENELVLPKGEQIPKDRYRKGDTIRAVVHRVDVLNGTPKIILSRAAPAFLERLMEQEVPEIFDGLITIKNIVREPGERAKVAVESYDDRIDPVGACVGMKGSRIHAVVRELENENIDIINYTDNLELYIARALSPAKLTSMKINEQTGRVSVFLKPDQVSLAIGRGGANIKLASRLVGMEIDVFRDAGDFEEDIALDEFQDEIEGWILDELKKIGLDTGRAVLAVSKEDIVRRTELEEETVEELFRVIRNEFEDNESDEPEGEEAQNSGAAQ, encoded by the coding sequence ATGAACAGCAACGTCCTGATTGAATCGTTTGCCGAATTCGCCCGGTCGAAGAACATCGACCGCCCCACGATGATGAGCATCCTGGAGGAAGTGTTCCGCACGATGATTCGCAAGAAGTATGATGACGACTCGAACTTCGACGTTATCCTGAACGTGGACAAAGGCGACCTGGAAATCTACCGGAACCGCGAAATCGTGGACGACAACTCCGAGGATATCTGGGACCTGGACAAAATTCCGCTGGCCGAGGCCCAGAAAATCGAGCCCGACTACGAGGTAGGGGAATCGGTAGCCGAGGAAATTAAGCTGGAAGATTTCGGTCGCCGCGCCGTGCTCATGGCCCGCCAGACGCTCATTCAGCGCGTAAAGGACCTGGAGCGCGACAACCTCTACCAGGCTTACAAAGACCAGGTAGGCGAAATTGTGGTGGGCGAGGTGTACCAGGTGTGGGGCCGCGAAGCCCTCATCCTCGACAAAGACGAAAACGAGCTGGTGCTGCCCAAGGGCGAGCAAATCCCCAAGGACCGCTACCGCAAGGGCGACACCATCCGGGCCGTAGTGCACCGCGTAGATGTGCTGAACGGCACGCCCAAAATCATCCTGTCCCGCGCCGCGCCGGCTTTCCTGGAGCGTCTAATGGAGCAGGAAGTACCCGAAATCTTCGATGGCCTCATCACCATCAAGAATATTGTGCGTGAGCCCGGCGAGCGGGCCAAAGTAGCCGTAGAAAGCTACGATGACCGCATTGACCCCGTAGGGGCCTGCGTGGGCATGAAAGGTTCCCGTATTCACGCCGTGGTGCGCGAGCTGGAAAACGAAAACATCGACATCATCAACTACACCGACAACCTGGAGCTGTACATCGCCCGGGCCTTGTCGCCTGCGAAACTGACGTCGATGAAGATAAACGAACAAACCGGACGGGTTTCGGTGTTCTTAAAGCCTGACCAGGTTTCCCTGGCCATTGGCCGGGGTGGCGCCAACATCAAGCTGGCTTCCCGTCTGGTAGGCATGGAAATCGACGTATTCCGGGATGCCGGCGACTTCGAGGAAGATATTGCTCTGGACGAATTCCAGGACGAAATCGAAGGTTGGATCCTGGACGAGCTCAAGAAAATCGGCCTCGACACCGGCCGCGCCGTATTGGCGGTCAGCAAGGAGGATATTGTTCGGCGGACGGAGCTGGAAGAGGAAACCGTAGAGGAGCTCTTCCGCGTCATCCGCAACGAGTTCGAGGATAACGAGAGCGACGAGCCGGAAGGCGAGGAAGCACAAAATTCCGGCGCCGCGCAATGA
- the rimP gene encoding ribosome maturation factor RimP: MKLDRARLAELLQDSLPTDGSLFVVDLTVSDAIRPKVTVTLDGEQGVGIDECAQVSRRLARRVDEEYGEDASYTLEVTSPGADQPLRDPRQYARHVGRSLSLKLTDGTEKTGALEAVESEGIQLAEVVKEKSKKKTLPAALVPFTSIQEAKVVISFK; the protein is encoded by the coding sequence ATGAAACTTGACCGTGCCCGCCTCGCGGAACTGCTGCAGGACAGCCTGCCTACCGACGGTAGCCTGTTCGTGGTGGATCTGACCGTCTCCGACGCCATTCGGCCCAAAGTAACCGTTACCCTCGATGGGGAGCAGGGCGTGGGCATTGATGAGTGCGCCCAGGTAAGCCGCCGCTTAGCCCGCCGCGTTGATGAGGAATACGGCGAAGATGCCAGCTACACACTGGAAGTAACCTCGCCGGGTGCCGACCAGCCCCTGCGCGACCCGCGCCAGTACGCCCGCCACGTAGGCCGCAGCCTTAGCCTCAAGCTCACCGATGGCACCGAGAAGACAGGTGCCCTCGAAGCCGTAGAGTCCGAAGGCATTCAGCTGGCGGAGGTAGTAAAAGAGAAAAGCAAAAAGAAAACCTTGCCCGCTGCCCTGGTGCCGTTCACCAGCATTCAGGAAGCGAAAGTGGTCATTTCCTTTAAGTAA
- a CDS encoding endonuclease/exonuclease/phosphatase family protein, with product MRRSFAFKCTVLLMLWVLAAIACAQVPAYTFWPAIFGALTLPLALGLNLLAGVYWLLRRWLVALLPLGLAVLTWPHFQRGLALHPLPIATPADEAKAGGPVVKLLSANVRIFNVYPQLRDADLNSSREMVRWLAESPADILCLQEFYNEPVGTRSRDGNVFRTVDQIGRQSNREVFLSKTLTNGAGAEFGMAIFSRFPIVAKGTVSFGKLTQNHAMWADIRLPSQDTIRVYSFHLQSMSMEEKDIVDSYSSKAGLKQKGLGLMRRFKRGAVARHWQVDTLVRRFERSPYPLLLCADLNDVPYSYSYDQLADHFQNAWATVGNGVGSTYNGRLPFVRIDNQFAGPQWRVADFQVHYEIPYSDHFPSTGTYQLRGRKTVE from the coding sequence GTGCGTCGTTCGTTTGCCTTCAAGTGTACCGTGTTGCTGATGCTGTGGGTGCTGGCGGCCATTGCCTGCGCCCAGGTTCCGGCCTACACCTTCTGGCCCGCCATTTTCGGCGCCCTTACCCTACCCCTAGCTCTGGGCCTGAACCTGCTGGCGGGCGTGTACTGGCTGCTGCGGCGCTGGCTGGTGGCCCTGCTGCCGTTAGGGCTGGCCGTACTTACCTGGCCGCATTTCCAGCGGGGGCTGGCTTTGCACCCGCTCCCTATTGCTACCCCCGCCGATGAGGCAAAGGCCGGCGGGCCGGTGGTGAAGCTGCTGTCGGCCAACGTACGCATCTTCAACGTGTACCCACAGCTGCGCGACGCCGATTTAAACTCCTCGCGGGAGATGGTGCGCTGGCTGGCCGAAAGCCCCGCTGACATCCTCTGCCTCCAGGAGTTCTATAACGAGCCTGTGGGCACCCGCTCCCGCGACGGTAACGTGTTCCGGACGGTGGACCAGATTGGGCGGCAGTCGAACCGGGAGGTGTTTTTGTCGAAGACGTTGACCAATGGCGCTGGCGCTGAGTTTGGCATGGCTATTTTCAGCCGGTTCCCGATTGTGGCGAAGGGTACCGTCAGCTTTGGCAAACTCACTCAGAACCACGCCATGTGGGCCGATATCCGCTTGCCCTCCCAGGATACCATTCGGGTTTATAGCTTCCACCTGCAGAGCATGAGCATGGAAGAAAAGGACATCGTGGACAGCTACTCCAGCAAGGCTGGCCTCAAGCAGAAGGGGCTGGGCCTGATGCGTCGCTTTAAGCGCGGGGCCGTGGCCCGGCACTGGCAGGTAGATACCCTGGTCCGCCGCTTCGAGCGCAGTCCCTACCCCCTGCTGCTGTGCGCCGACCTCAACGACGTGCCCTACAGCTATAGCTACGACCAGCTGGCCGACCATTTTCAGAATGCCTGGGCCACCGTGGGCAACGGTGTAGGCAGCACTTACAACGGCCGCCTACCCTTCGTGCGCATCGATAACCAGTTTGCCGGCCCCCAGTGGCGGGTGGCGGATTTTCAGGTTCACTACGAAATTCCGTATTCCGACCATTTCCCCAGCACTGGCACTTATCAACTTCGGGGCAGGAAAACAGTTGAGTAG
- the cysS gene encoding cysteine--tRNA ligase, with translation MQPTLSLYNTLTRRKAPFQPLNAPFVGVYLCGPTVYSEAHVGNARGPVVFDVLTRYLRYLGYTVRYVRNITDVGHLEGDADEGEDKISKRAKAQKLEPMQVAEQYANLYQGHMEALGCLPPDITPRASGHIIEQIEMIQQIIDNGFGYEINGSVYFDVPAYNAAGRGYGKLSNRVVEELLAGSRDNLAGQDEKRSPLDFALWKRADERHLMRWASPWSDGFPGWHLECSAMSRKYLGAEFDIHGGGLDLMFPHHECEIAQSQACDHPTNEAQVWMHNNMITVNGQKMSKALGNFITMSQLFEGTNPTLSQAYSPMTVRFFLLQAHYRSTIDITDDALQAARKGYRKLMNGLRLLDKLALPQGTEQSADTAAADAELRKLSADCFTGINDDLNTARTIASLFNLLRKLNAYAANLATLAQVSTEALTEATATFRTLVQDVLGLQDEPRANVEDLLGLTLDFYKIAKQSATQAREEGNMEEATKHYGEIDRIRAALKDQGIVVKDTKAGVDWAYSEE, from the coding sequence ATGCAGCCTACCCTCTCGCTCTACAATACCCTCACCCGCCGCAAAGCTCCGTTTCAGCCTCTTAATGCGCCTTTTGTAGGCGTGTACCTCTGCGGACCTACCGTTTACAGCGAGGCCCACGTAGGCAACGCCCGCGGTCCGGTGGTGTTTGATGTGCTCACGCGCTACCTCCGTTACCTGGGTTACACGGTCCGCTACGTGCGCAACATCACGGATGTAGGCCACCTGGAAGGCGACGCCGACGAGGGCGAGGACAAGATCAGCAAGCGGGCCAAAGCGCAAAAGCTGGAGCCCATGCAGGTAGCCGAGCAGTACGCTAACCTTTACCAAGGCCACATGGAGGCGCTGGGCTGCCTGCCCCCCGACATTACGCCTCGGGCCAGTGGCCACATCATCGAGCAGATTGAGATGATTCAGCAGATCATCGACAACGGCTTTGGCTACGAAATCAACGGCTCGGTGTACTTTGATGTGCCGGCCTACAATGCGGCGGGCCGGGGCTACGGCAAGCTCTCGAACCGGGTGGTGGAAGAGCTGCTGGCCGGCTCCCGCGACAACCTAGCGGGCCAGGACGAGAAACGCAGCCCTCTGGACTTTGCCCTCTGGAAGCGAGCCGATGAGCGCCACCTCATGCGCTGGGCCTCGCCCTGGAGCGACGGATTTCCGGGCTGGCACCTAGAGTGCTCGGCTATGAGCCGCAAGTACTTGGGCGCGGAGTTCGACATTCATGGCGGTGGGCTGGACTTAATGTTCCCGCATCACGAGTGCGAAATTGCCCAGAGCCAGGCCTGCGACCACCCCACCAACGAGGCCCAGGTGTGGATGCACAACAACATGATTACGGTGAACGGCCAGAAGATGAGCAAGGCGCTCGGTAATTTCATCACAATGAGCCAGCTCTTTGAAGGAACTAACCCCACGCTCAGCCAGGCCTACTCGCCCATGACGGTGCGCTTCTTCCTGTTGCAGGCGCACTACCGCAGCACCATCGATATTACCGATGATGCCCTGCAGGCGGCCCGCAAAGGCTACCGCAAACTCATGAACGGCCTGCGCCTGCTGGATAAGCTGGCGCTACCCCAGGGAACCGAGCAAAGCGCCGACACAGCCGCCGCCGACGCGGAGTTGCGCAAGCTTTCGGCCGACTGCTTCACGGGTATTAACGATGACCTGAACACGGCCCGCACCATTGCGAGCCTGTTCAATCTGCTGCGCAAGCTCAACGCCTACGCCGCCAACCTGGCCACGCTGGCCCAGGTAAGCACCGAGGCACTGACCGAAGCTACCGCTACGTTCCGGACGCTGGTGCAGGACGTGCTGGGCCTGCAGGATGAGCCCCGCGCCAACGTAGAAGACCTGCTGGGCCTGACCCTCGACTTCTACAAAATTGCCAAGCAAAGCGCCACTCAGGCCCGCGAAGAAGGCAACATGGAAGAGGCCACCAAGCACTATGGTGAAATTGACCGCATCCGGGCCGCCCTCAAAGACCAGGGTATTGTGGTAAAGGACACCAAAGCCGGCGTAGATTGGGCCTATAGCGAAGAATAA
- a CDS encoding M28 family peptidase, translated as MNLLSRLAPAAMVALLLLTACPSKKETTEAETSAASQPTLPKAPDFNSDSAYAYTAKQVAFGPRVPNTKAHVQTGDWIIGKFKEAGLTVKEQPFEAMAFDGKMLKSRNIIAQYMPQAPRRIAIFTHWDTRPFADKDKEHKNQPLDGASDGASGVGIALEMARILSLQKDAAAPGVGVDFILFDSEDYGYDGSTQGEKKNLLGQQESWCLGSQYWAKNMVPANYKPNYGILLDMVGAKNAKFTREQLSREKAPDVVEKVWNNAAQLGFSDYFLFTDGYGLTDDHVFTNQAGVRTIDVIDFLPNGEFQPYHHTTQDNMSIIDKRTLKAVGQTLLTTIYAE; from the coding sequence ATGAACCTTCTTTCTCGTCTTGCTCCGGCCGCAATGGTAGCCTTGCTGCTGCTCACGGCCTGCCCCTCTAAAAAGGAAACCACCGAAGCCGAAACCTCCGCGGCCAGTCAGCCTACCTTACCTAAAGCACCGGACTTCAATTCGGACTCGGCCTATGCGTACACGGCCAAGCAGGTTGCCTTTGGTCCGCGCGTGCCTAACACCAAGGCCCACGTGCAGACCGGCGACTGGATTATCGGCAAGTTCAAAGAAGCTGGCCTGACGGTAAAGGAGCAGCCATTTGAGGCTATGGCGTTTGATGGGAAAATGCTGAAATCACGCAATATCATTGCCCAGTACATGCCGCAGGCGCCTCGCCGCATTGCCATCTTCACCCATTGGGATACCCGCCCCTTCGCCGATAAAGACAAGGAGCACAAAAACCAACCCCTCGATGGAGCTTCTGATGGCGCCAGCGGGGTAGGCATTGCTCTGGAAATGGCTCGGATTCTCTCCCTGCAGAAGGATGCCGCCGCCCCAGGCGTAGGGGTTGATTTTATCCTCTTTGACTCGGAGGACTACGGCTACGACGGCAGCACGCAAGGCGAGAAAAAGAACCTGCTGGGCCAGCAGGAATCGTGGTGCCTGGGCTCACAGTATTGGGCCAAAAACATGGTACCGGCTAACTATAAGCCCAATTATGGCATTCTGCTGGACATGGTAGGCGCCAAGAATGCCAAGTTTACCCGCGAGCAGCTTTCCCGCGAAAAAGCCCCCGACGTGGTAGAGAAAGTGTGGAACAACGCCGCCCAGCTCGGCTTCTCCGACTACTTCCTGTTCACGGATGGCTACGGCCTCACCGACGACCACGTGTTCACGAACCAGGCCGGCGTACGCACGATTGACGTTATTGACTTCCTGCCTAACGGTGAGTTTCAGCCCTACCACCACACCACCCAGGACAACATGAGCATCATTGATAAACGGACGCTCAAGGCCGTGGGCCAAACCCTCCTGACGACTATTTACGCCGAGTAG
- a CDS encoding GNAT family N-acetyltransferase, protein MSIVLRLLSAAEFPPYLPGLTELLQDAVDAGASVGFLLPLAAAEAREYWQEIEAMLPSGNVLLIVAVQDGELVGTVQLHLVRKANGLHRAEVAKLLVHSKAQRQGIGRQLMQEVERVARQHHRTTLVLDTLQGAPSEQLYQGLGYVPVGAIPNFVYNEKGEQLATVYYYKLLSY, encoded by the coding sequence ATGTCTATCGTCCTTCGTCTTTTATCAGCCGCTGAGTTTCCGCCCTACCTCCCTGGCCTAACCGAACTGCTGCAGGACGCCGTTGATGCAGGCGCCTCGGTAGGGTTTCTGCTGCCCCTGGCTGCTGCTGAGGCCCGGGAGTATTGGCAGGAGATTGAAGCGATGCTGCCGTCGGGCAACGTACTGCTGATTGTGGCAGTACAGGATGGAGAGCTGGTTGGCACCGTACAACTGCACCTAGTTCGGAAAGCTAATGGGCTACACCGCGCCGAGGTAGCCAAGTTACTGGTGCATAGCAAAGCCCAGCGCCAAGGCATTGGCCGCCAGCTTATGCAGGAGGTGGAGCGCGTAGCACGGCAACACCACCGCACTACGCTGGTGTTGGACACCTTACAGGGCGCCCCCTCGGAGCAACTGTACCAGGGCCTCGGCTACGTACCAGTAGGCGCCATTCCCAACTTTGTGTATAATGAGAAAGGCGAACAGCTTGCCACTGTGTATTACTATAAGCTGTTGAGCTACTAA
- a CDS encoding LD-carboxypeptidase — protein MPTTAPAPLRPGDQVAIVCPARKASHEELAAAVATLESWGLRVVLGASTNVAHHQFGGDDEVRRKDFQQQLDNPNIRAILCARGGYGTPRIIDGLDFSRFAQDPKWVIGFSDITTLHCHLLKLGHQSIHGVMPLLFHQEEGAESVESLRKTLFGEALRYTLPAHPLNQLGTATGELIGGNLSLLQTLTGTASDCPTDGRILFLEDIDEYLYAIDRMMLHLDRTGKLRNLTGLLVGHFTNPQDNAVPYGQTPNEIIQHYAGKYGFPIAHGFPVGHEPQNMALIVGRQARLSVDKAGARLEYL, from the coding sequence ATGCCTACCACTGCCCCCGCTCCCCTCCGCCCCGGCGACCAGGTTGCTATTGTCTGCCCCGCCCGCAAAGCCTCGCACGAGGAGCTGGCGGCGGCCGTTGCCACCCTGGAAAGCTGGGGGCTGCGAGTCGTATTAGGAGCCAGCACCAACGTGGCTCATCACCAGTTTGGCGGCGACGATGAGGTGCGCCGCAAAGACTTTCAGCAGCAGCTCGACAACCCCAACATCCGGGCTATTCTGTGCGCCCGCGGCGGCTATGGCACCCCACGCATCATCGATGGCCTCGACTTTTCACGCTTCGCGCAGGACCCCAAATGGGTTATCGGCTTCTCCGACATTACCACTCTGCATTGCCATTTGCTGAAGCTCGGGCACCAAAGTATTCACGGCGTAATGCCGCTGCTGTTTCATCAGGAAGAAGGAGCTGAATCAGTAGAAAGCCTGCGGAAGACATTGTTTGGGGAAGCGCTTCGCTACACGTTGCCAGCCCATCCGCTCAACCAGCTTGGCACCGCTACCGGAGAGCTCATTGGCGGCAACCTGAGCCTGCTACAAACCCTCACTGGCACCGCCTCCGACTGCCCCACCGACGGTCGCATCCTATTCCTGGAGGACATCGACGAATACCTCTACGCCATCGACCGGATGATGCTGCACCTGGACCGCACCGGCAAGCTGCGCAACTTAACGGGCCTGCTGGTAGGGCATTTCACCAACCCCCAGGACAACGCCGTGCCCTACGGCCAGACACCCAACGAAATTATTCAGCACTACGCCGGCAAGTACGGCTTCCCGATTGCGCACGGCTTCCCCGTCGGCCACGAGCCCCAGAACATGGCCCTAATCGTGGGGCGGCAGGCTCGCTTGTCGGTTGATAAGGCCGGCGCCCGCCTGGAATATCTGTAA